One region of Brassica napus cultivar Da-Ae chromosome A10, Da-Ae, whole genome shotgun sequence genomic DNA includes:
- the LOC106437659 gene encoding glucosidase 2 subunit beta-like: MRVLLSFLLLLLASSAIRSSSSPVTDDPFLGISPLDEKYYKSSSEIKCKDGSKRFTRAQLNDDFCDCADGTDEPGTSACPNGKFYCRNAGHSPLVLFSSRVNDGICDCCDGSDEYDGKVACSNTCWEAGKAARENLKKKIDTYNQGVVIRRKEIEQAKVGLEKDEAELKKLKIEQKILKGLVQQLKERKEQIEKIEEKERLEKEKEEKERKEAELAAQPGNGTGEEKTDGNGKVGGSTDGEEMPGVSQDDEILDENEHHDETGRYKDLDTDEEPAAEAETTSVLEESTHTNPTDEHVEEKEESPSSEDPITAGSQHDGSTKKEESDEVKKVEDTVSEKKDELSKEELGRLVASRWTGEKSDTPSEADEDSKADDHENYDHTPTSPQEVEEDDGFVSDGDEETGDDGKYSDHEPEDDTYEEEYRHDSTSSYKSDGEDDLDLSETTSSPTWLEKIQKTVKNILQAVNLFQTTPVDKSEADRVRKEYDESSSKLKKIQSRVSSLEKKLKQDFGPEKEFYSFHGRCFESKQGKYTYKVCAYKEATQEEGYSKTQLGGWEKFENSYQFMTYTNGDKCWNGPDRSLKIKLRCGLKNELMDVDEPSRCEYAAVLSTPARCLEDKLKELQEKLEKMMNQDQPQKHDEL; this comes from the exons AGCTCAGCTTAACGACGATTTTTGCGATTGCGCTGACGGCACTGACGAGCCAG GCACCTCAGCTTGTCCTAATGGCAAGTTCTATTGTCGGAACGCAGGCCATTCTcctttagttttgttttcttccagagtcaatgatggtATCTGCG ATTGTTGTGATGGAAGTGATGAGTATGATGGTAAAGTGGCGTGCTCAAATACATGCTGGGAAGCTGGGAAAGCTGCTCGAGAGAATCTTAAGAAGAAAATCGATACCTATAATCAAGGGGTTGTGATCAGGAGGAAGGAGATCGAGCAGGCGAAAGTGGGTCTGGAGAAAGATGAAGCTGAACTAAAGAAGCTGAAAATCGAGCAGAAAATTCTGAAAGGCCTTGTCCAACAGCTCAAAG AGCGTAAAGAACAAATTGAGAAGATAGAGGAGAAGGAGCGTCTagagaaagaaaaggaagagaagGAAAGAAAAGAGGCTGAATTAGCAGCCCAGCCGGGAAATGGGACGGGTGAGGAGAAGACAGATGGCAATGGAAAAGTTGGAGGAAGCACAGACGGTGAAGAGATGCCTGGAGTTTCACAGGACGACGAAATTCTCGATGAAAACGAACATCATGATGAGACTGGTAGATACAAGGACTTGGATACAGATGAG GAGCCAGCAGCTGAAGCTGAAACAACAAGTGTATTGGAAGAGAGTACTCACACTAATCCAACAGACGAG CATGTTGAGGAGAAGGAGGAATCTCCCTCATCTGAGGATCCCATCACAGCTGGATCTCAACATGATGGTAGTACCAAAAAGGAGGAATCAGATGAGGTCAAGAAAGTG GAGGATACTGTATCCGAGAAGAAGGACGAGTTGTCAAAGGAGGAATTGGGGCGTCTTGTTGCCTCTCGTTGGACAGGAGAGAAGTCTGATACGCCATCTGAGGCAGATGAGGACTCGAAAGCTGATGATCATGAAAACTATGACCACACGCCCACCAGTCCACAGGAAGTAGAGGAAGATGATGGATTTGTGTCAGATGGTGACGAGGAAACAGGCGACGATGGAAAATACAGCGACCATGAACCCGAAGATGATACCTATGAAGAGGAGTATCGCCATGATTCTACTTCTTCCTACAAATCTGATGGGGAGGATGATCTCGATTTATCAG AGACAACCTCTAGTCCTACCTGGTTGGAGAAGATACAAAAGACCGTCAAGAACATTTTACAAGCTGTGAATTTATTCCAAACCACCCCAGTGGACAAATCAG AGGCTGATCGGGTACGCAAGGAATACGATGAGTCGAGCTCAAAGCTTAAGAAAATACAGTCAAGGGTTTCGAGCTTAGAAAAGAAGCTAAAACAAGACTTTG GACCGGAGAAAGAGTTCTATTCATTCCATGGTCGTTGTTTTGAGAGCAAACAGGGCAA GTATACTTACAAAGTCTGTGCATATAAAGAAGCAACACAAGAGGAGGGCTATTCAAAGACTCAGCTAGG GGGATGGGAAAAGTTTGAGAACTCGTACCAGTTCATGACATATACAAACGGAGACAAGTGTTGGAACGGTCCCGATAGAAGCTTAAAG ATCAAGCTAAGATGTGGGTTGAAAAATGAGCTCATGGATGTTGATGAACCAAGTCGTTGCGA ATATGCGGCAGTTTTATCTACTCCAGCTCGGTGTCTAGAAGATAAACTTAAG GAACTACAAGAAAAGCTCGAGAAGATGATGAACCAAGACCAACCTCAGAAGCACGACGAACTATGA